In one Myxococcota bacterium genomic region, the following are encoded:
- the bioB gene encoding biotin synthase BioB: protein MDLARRSLHGPPLERAELLTTLTAELPLLPLLHEARVAREHGFGNRVRVHILSNAQNARCPEDCGYCSQSAVTNAPLRPYPWKPKEELIAEAKRAHAAGAFRYCMVASGRGPSDRQVEFLADAVRAIRAEVPVRICVSVGLLDEDKARRLKEAGVDRLNHNLNTSERRYPEICSTHTYADRVATLRAARAAGLEQCSGLIAGMGEADEDLVDVALELRGLEIPSIPVNFLLPIEGNPLQSDGSLTPERALRVLAMMRLANPRAEVRIAAGREGHLRSLEALSLWPANSLFVEGYLTTKGKGAVATYRMIRDAGFVVEGPEGEIIPWAALGLDDVFRVEGEDQILKPAVLAQLR from the coding sequence ATGGATCTCGCACGCCGCTCTCTTCACGGCCCCCCGCTCGAGCGCGCGGAGCTGCTCACCACGTTGACTGCGGAGCTTCCGCTGCTTCCGCTCTTGCACGAGGCGCGCGTCGCGCGCGAGCACGGCTTCGGAAACCGCGTGCGCGTGCACATCCTGAGCAACGCGCAGAACGCGCGCTGCCCCGAAGACTGCGGCTACTGCTCGCAGTCGGCGGTCACGAACGCGCCGCTCCGGCCCTATCCGTGGAAGCCCAAGGAGGAGCTGATCGCCGAGGCCAAGCGCGCGCACGCCGCGGGCGCGTTCCGCTACTGCATGGTCGCGAGCGGGCGCGGCCCGAGCGATCGCCAGGTCGAGTTTCTCGCCGACGCGGTGCGCGCGATCCGCGCCGAGGTGCCCGTACGCATTTGTGTGTCGGTAGGGCTGCTCGACGAAGACAAGGCGCGCCGGCTGAAGGAGGCCGGCGTCGACCGGCTGAATCACAACCTGAACACCAGCGAGCGGCGCTACCCCGAGATCTGCAGCACGCACACCTACGCCGACCGCGTGGCCACCTTGCGCGCGGCCCGTGCCGCGGGGCTCGAGCAGTGCAGCGGGCTGATCGCGGGCATGGGGGAGGCCGACGAGGACCTGGTCGACGTGGCGCTCGAGCTGCGCGGGCTCGAGATCCCCTCGATCCCGGTGAACTTCCTCCTGCCCATCGAGGGCAACCCGCTGCAGTCCGACGGGTCACTCACGCCGGAGCGCGCGCTGCGCGTGCTGGCGATGATGCGGCTGGCCAACCCGCGCGCCGAGGTGCGTATCGCCGCCGGCCGCGAGGGACACCTGCGCTCACTGGAGGCACTTTCGCTCTGGCCCGCCAACTCGCTGTTCGTCGAGGGCTACCTGACCACCAAGGGCAAGGGCGCCGTGGCCACCTACCGCATGATCCGCGACGCCGGCTTCGTGGTCGAAGGGCCCGAGGGGGAGATCATTCCCTGGGCCGCCCTGGGGCTCGACGACGTGTTTCGCGTCGAAGGCGAAGATCAGATCCTGAAGCCTGCGGTCCTGGCCCAGCTCCGCTAA
- a CDS encoding DoxX family protein yields MSSRNVMIATWLASGLLAALYLFASYPKLMSDPQAVDGFHKFGYSDGFRMFIGSCELLGAIALLVPRLAFWSACGLFIIMLGAAHAHLTHDEASHLPVVVIALVLLAFVASVRRQQALLLS; encoded by the coding sequence ATGTCGAGCCGCAACGTGATGATCGCGACCTGGCTGGCGAGCGGGCTGCTCGCGGCGCTCTACCTGTTCGCTTCGTACCCGAAGCTCATGAGTGATCCCCAGGCGGTCGACGGCTTCCACAAGTTCGGCTACTCCGACGGCTTCCGCATGTTCATCGGCAGCTGTGAGCTGCTGGGCGCGATCGCGCTGCTCGTCCCGCGGCTCGCGTTCTGGTCGGCCTGCGGCCTGTTCATCATCATGCTGGGCGCGGCGCACGCGCACCTGACTCACGACGAGGCGAGTCATCTGCCGGTGGTGGTGATCGCGCTCGTGCTGCTCGCCTTCGTCGCATCGGTGAGGCGCCAGCAGGCGCTGCTCTTGAGCTAG